The genomic region CAGTCCACATATGATTAATTCCTTCCTCTATCGCCTTGTAGAGGGCAAATGCTTTATGGGATCCTGTAATAAGAATCATAACTTCTTTAGAATCCATTACTGTGCCGACACCAACAGTCAGCGCCTGTTTGGGAACTTTGGAAATGTCGTTCCCAAAGAATCTTGCGTTCGCTTCCAATGTATCTTGCGCCAATGTCTTGACTCTTGTACGCGATGCTAGAGACGATCCTGGCTCGTTGAAAGCTATGTGACCGTCCGGTCCGATACCTGCGAAAGAATTACATCGTTTAACAAACCGCTTCTACATGTAAAACGATGTACTACGCAAAGGTAATTCGCAAAccattaaaaattacataccaCCGATAAACAATTCGATCCCACCAGCCTCCTTGATTTTCCTTTCAAAATCGTTGCATTCTTTTGTAAGATCTGGTGCATTTCCATCGAGAATGTGCACATTTAGCGGATCGATATCTATATGCCTGAAgaaattgttatacatataataatggtAAGACTCTGGATGATCTCTGGGCAGATCTACGTATTCGTCCATGTTAAACGTCTTTACGTATCTAAAAGAAAGCTTTCCCGCTTGGCAGTACTCTATAAGTTTCTTGTACATTCCCAAAGGTGTTCCACCTGAATgataaatagtaaatagcagGTAAGATTCGccgtaataattttataaaacataataaatatatataggaaATGACATTTTATCcgtaaacaattttctttttctttgaacAAATTCTAACAAAGTTATATTAATGTAATACTAGTAGAGAACATACCTGTTGGAAGACCAAGAACGAAATATTTATCTTCATTCGGTTGAAAATCATTGATTCTTTTCAAAACGTATTTGGCAGACCATTCTGCCACATGATCTACCGTATCACAGATGACTAATCGCATTTTTTCTTCGAGCTGTAAACTCTCACTTGACACTGAAAAAATGTTATCGAATGGCAAATATTTATACAAGTAAATTTTTAAGCTTACAACGAGGAAATTGCACGGAAATTAACGCTGCTATTGTTCGCACACAAACGATACACTTTATAGATCTACGAATTCCCGATTATATTTATGACTGTCTGTGTGTGGATATCTTTGCGACAACGACCTCTTATCAAACTTAAATAGAatgcgaaaataaaaatgttacagACTCAACATttatattatgcatttatgtatgTACGCCGTACGCGAATCAATTTTTCCTTTGTTAAGCAAAGTTGAACGAAAGTGAAAACTTCCTTTACAACTATATTATTTAGTTCGTTTTCGTTCGATCTGTGTATCTAAATCTAACGTGTGTAAAtagtatatgtattattatgtatattagAGCTAGAAAATTGAATCGACCGAACGAATGCAAAATCGCAAGTAGAATTTGCGAGTATATACAAAGTATATAATAGTTCGACTCTCGCCTTTCGCCGAGTGGTTTATCGGTGATCGAGGCCCAATTTTCAGGTCGGTGTAGTCGGTAACCACTGGTAACCACTGTAACCAGCGGCTGTTGAATTTACTGGAATTTACGGCGCACATGTTCACTCGAAATACTCGCGAATCGGACATTTCTATTTGCTAATTCGAATTCTGCAAGATTAGCGGGGAAATCAAAGCTCTCTCTCGCGGAGAAATGGGAAatataatttcgaaaaaaatacgaACCTAATCGAAACGAACCTGTCTTGCCTCGCCGTCCAACCGTCCAATCGGTCGGTCACTAAATTA from Lasioglossum baleicum chromosome 2, iyLasBale1, whole genome shotgun sequence harbors:
- the Oscillin gene encoding glucosamine-6-phosphate isomerase Oscillin isoform X1, coding for MSDSRVFRVNMCAVNSSKFNSRWLQWLPVVTDYTDLKIGPRSPINHSAKVSSESLQLEEKMRLVICDTVDHVAEWSAKYVLKRINDFQPNEDKYFVLGLPTGGTPLGMYKKLIEYCQAGKLSFRYVKTFNMDEYVDLPRDHPESYHYYMYNNFFRHIDIDPLNVHILDGNAPDLTKECNDFERKIKEAGGIELFIGGIGPDGHIAFNEPGSSLASRTRVKTLAQDTLEANARFFGNDISKVPKQALTVGVGTVMDSKEVMILITGSHKAFALYKAIEEGINHMWTVSAFQQHPRTIIICDEDATLELRVKTVKYFKALSAVHHQLIEADGESILRQRIQDS
- the Oscillin gene encoding glucosamine-6-phosphate isomerase Oscillin isoform X2, yielding MSSESLQLEEKMRLVICDTVDHVAEWSAKYVLKRINDFQPNEDKYFVLGLPTGGTPLGMYKKLIEYCQAGKLSFRYVKTFNMDEYVDLPRDHPESYHYYMYNNFFRHIDIDPLNVHILDGNAPDLTKECNDFERKIKEAGGIELFIGGIGPDGHIAFNEPGSSLASRTRVKTLAQDTLEANARFFGNDISKVPKQALTVGVGTVMDSKEVMILITGSHKAFALYKAIEEGINHMWTVSAFQQHPRTIIICDEDATLELRVKTVKYFKALSAVHHQLIEADGESILRQRIQDS
- the Oscillin gene encoding glucosamine-6-phosphate isomerase Oscillin isoform X3; its protein translation is MRLVICDTVDHVAEWSAKYVLKRINDFQPNEDKYFVLGLPTGGTPLGMYKKLIEYCQAGKLSFRYVKTFNMDEYVDLPRDHPESYHYYMYNNFFRHIDIDPLNVHILDGNAPDLTKECNDFERKIKEAGGIELFIGGIGPDGHIAFNEPGSSLASRTRVKTLAQDTLEANARFFGNDISKVPKQALTVGVGTVMDSKEVMILITGSHKAFALYKAIEEGINHMWTVSAFQQHPRTIIICDEDATLELRVKTVKYFKALSAVHHQLIEADGESILRQRIQDS